A genomic region of Thunnus albacares chromosome 4, fThuAlb1.1, whole genome shotgun sequence contains the following coding sequences:
- the tbc1d20 gene encoding TBC1 domain family member 20 isoform X1, with translation MSASNHNISLDAELLKCPRGVTDWDTKRKRKTAEITQALSASPVDVAALRRMAISEGGLLTDEIRCQVWPQLLNVAPNFLDQEPETVERENNKDYNQVLLDVQRSLRRFPPGMPDEQREGLQEELIDIILRVLKRNPQLHYYQGYHDIVVTFLLVLGERLATALVEKLSTHHLRDFMDPTMDNTKHILNYLMPIIERVNPEVHDFMQQAEVGTVFALSWLITWFGHVLSDFRHVVRLYDFFLACHPLMPIYFAAVIVLYREEEVLECECDMAMVHHLLSQIPQDLPYETLISRAGDLFVQFPPSELAREAASHDNMASSTFKDFDLASTQQRPDSVLRRRRRQKQAALESSVVAVAQPSAARRFVRLAVMGLTVALGAAALAVVNTALEWAPKLDLFP, from the exons ATGAGCGCTTCTAACCACAATATTTCTTTAGATGCGGAATTGCTGAAATGCCCTCGGGGTGTTACAG ACTGGGACACCAAACGGAAAAGAAAAACTGCGGAAATCACACAGGCCCTGAGTGCGAGTCCAGTGGATGTAGCAGCTCTGAGGAGGATGGCCATCAGTGAAGGGGGTCTACTGACTGATGAGATTCGCTGTCAAGTGTGGCCTCAGCTTCTCAACGTTGCCCCAAACTTCTTGGATCAGGAACCAG AAACAGTAGAGCGGGAGAATAACAAGGACTACAACCAGGTGTTGCTGGATGTCCAGCGTTCCCTACGAAGGTTCCCGCCTG GTATGCCAGATGAGCAGCGGGAAGGTCTCCAGGAGGAGCTAATTGACATCATCCTTCGAGTTCTGAAACGTAATCCCCAGCTGCACTATTACCAAGGATACCATGACATTGTTGTGACCTTTCTGCTGGTCCTGGGAGAACGCCTAGCAACTGCTCTTGTGGAAAAGCTCTCCACGCATCACCTCAG GGACTTCATGGATCCCACCATggacaacacaaaacacattcttAACTACTTGATGCCTATCATTGAGAGGGTCAACCCTGAGGTGCACGACTTCATGCAACA GGCTGAGGTGGGTACAGTCTTCGCACTCAGTTGGCTGATCACCTGGTTTGGCCATGTCCTGTCAGACTTCCGCCATGTTGTACGGTTGTATGACTTTTTCCTGGCCTGCCATCCATTGATGCCCATCTACTTTGCTGCTGTG ATCGTACTGTACAGAGAAGAGGAGGTATTGGAGTGTGAATGTGATATGGCCATGGTTCATCACCTGCTGTCTCAGATTCCCCAGGATCTGCCATATGAGACTCTCATCAGCCGAGCAGGAGACCTCTTTGTCCAGTTCCCACCCTCTGAACTGGCTAGAGAGGCTGCCTCACATGACAA CATGGCATCCTCTACCTTTAAGGACTTTGACCTTGCATCAACTCAGCAGCGACCAGACTCTGTTCTCCGTCGTCGACGTAGACAGAAACAGGCTGCGCTGGAGAGCTCAGTAGTGGCAGTGGCCCAACCTTCGGCAGCACGTCGGTTTGTTCGTTTGGCAGTCATGGGTCTGACGGTGGCTTTAGGGGCAGCAGCTCTTGCTGTGGTCAACACTGCCCTAGAGTGGGCCCCCAAACTGGACCTGTTTCCTTGA
- the tbc1d20 gene encoding TBC1 domain family member 20 isoform X2: MKKSRSSGASSPVNGKQCNDWDTKRKRKTAEITQALSASPVDVAALRRMAISEGGLLTDEIRCQVWPQLLNVAPNFLDQEPETVERENNKDYNQVLLDVQRSLRRFPPGMPDEQREGLQEELIDIILRVLKRNPQLHYYQGYHDIVVTFLLVLGERLATALVEKLSTHHLRDFMDPTMDNTKHILNYLMPIIERVNPEVHDFMQQAEVGTVFALSWLITWFGHVLSDFRHVVRLYDFFLACHPLMPIYFAAVIVLYREEEVLECECDMAMVHHLLSQIPQDLPYETLISRAGDLFVQFPPSELAREAASHDNMASSTFKDFDLASTQQRPDSVLRRRRRQKQAALESSVVAVAQPSAARRFVRLAVMGLTVALGAAALAVVNTALEWAPKLDLFP, encoded by the exons atgaagaaatctAGAAGTTCTGGTGCCTCGTCACCAGTGAATGGAAAACAGTGTAATG ACTGGGACACCAAACGGAAAAGAAAAACTGCGGAAATCACACAGGCCCTGAGTGCGAGTCCAGTGGATGTAGCAGCTCTGAGGAGGATGGCCATCAGTGAAGGGGGTCTACTGACTGATGAGATTCGCTGTCAAGTGTGGCCTCAGCTTCTCAACGTTGCCCCAAACTTCTTGGATCAGGAACCAG AAACAGTAGAGCGGGAGAATAACAAGGACTACAACCAGGTGTTGCTGGATGTCCAGCGTTCCCTACGAAGGTTCCCGCCTG GTATGCCAGATGAGCAGCGGGAAGGTCTCCAGGAGGAGCTAATTGACATCATCCTTCGAGTTCTGAAACGTAATCCCCAGCTGCACTATTACCAAGGATACCATGACATTGTTGTGACCTTTCTGCTGGTCCTGGGAGAACGCCTAGCAACTGCTCTTGTGGAAAAGCTCTCCACGCATCACCTCAG GGACTTCATGGATCCCACCATggacaacacaaaacacattcttAACTACTTGATGCCTATCATTGAGAGGGTCAACCCTGAGGTGCACGACTTCATGCAACA GGCTGAGGTGGGTACAGTCTTCGCACTCAGTTGGCTGATCACCTGGTTTGGCCATGTCCTGTCAGACTTCCGCCATGTTGTACGGTTGTATGACTTTTTCCTGGCCTGCCATCCATTGATGCCCATCTACTTTGCTGCTGTG ATCGTACTGTACAGAGAAGAGGAGGTATTGGAGTGTGAATGTGATATGGCCATGGTTCATCACCTGCTGTCTCAGATTCCCCAGGATCTGCCATATGAGACTCTCATCAGCCGAGCAGGAGACCTCTTTGTCCAGTTCCCACCCTCTGAACTGGCTAGAGAGGCTGCCTCACATGACAA CATGGCATCCTCTACCTTTAAGGACTTTGACCTTGCATCAACTCAGCAGCGACCAGACTCTGTTCTCCGTCGTCGACGTAGACAGAAACAGGCTGCGCTGGAGAGCTCAGTAGTGGCAGTGGCCCAACCTTCGGCAGCACGTCGGTTTGTTCGTTTGGCAGTCATGGGTCTGACGGTGGCTTTAGGGGCAGCAGCTCTTGCTGTGGTCAACACTGCCCTAGAGTGGGCCCCCAAACTGGACCTGTTTCCTTGA
- the rbck1 gene encoding ranBP-type and C3HC4-type zinc finger-containing protein 1 isoform X2, with amino-acid sequence MASEVAPKVNLEIAEELALSLSEALSTGDGQEATRLCQKLSELSVPVSVSINSQVYPQDSIRLKVGVEDAQSEDYVPVTVVVSTSMTIAQLKDKRWVIGKRLAQDRETLYSHGIRQNGDQAFLFILSAHAAHLTRQQHKQDQEQQRIDGIMESMQAMQLFPRGVGGGGGEKAAPIEGQQTPPPIPPKVPTVTKPPLPPKPQLGWTCTLCTFLNKPTRPGCEMCGQERPEDYEVPNIYQPDQEEVLRIQQEELAMMQYEQAQQEEREKNYLHLLEIEEQNLIPNTTDTDCPICFSPLQPEEGIVLRECLHTFCRECLKGTIVNSQDAEVSCPDCECDSKLLDREIKALLTEEEHQRFLELRLSIAESRSEHSFHCQTPNCRGWCIYEDEVNEFHCELCDETNCILCRAIHEGMNCKDYQDDLRIRAENDQAAQQTKQMLENLLQNGEAMKCPRCDIIVQKKDGCDWICCLMCKTEICWVTKQARWGPNGTGDTSGGCRCRVNNQPCHPNCQNCH; translated from the exons ATGGCCTCTGAAGTTGCCCCGAAAGTGAATCTAGAAATCG CAGAGGAACTGGCTCTGTCTCTTAGTGAAGCCCTCAGCACCGGGGATGGACAGGAAGCCACAAGACTCTGCCAGAAATTGTCAGAACTCTCCGTCCCAGTGTCTGTCAGCATCAACAGTCAGGTCTATCCTCAGGACTCCATAAG GTTGAAGGTGGGAGTGGAGGATGCTCAGTCAGAGGACTACGTCCCAGTGACTGTTGTGGTTTCTACTAGCATGACAATTGCACAACTTAAAGACAAG CGTTGGGTGATTGGGAAGCGGCTGGCGCAGGACAGGGAGACGTTGTACAGTCACGGTATTCGTCAGAATGGAGACCAGGCTTTCCTGTTTATCCTCTCCGCCCATGCTGCTCATCTCACACGGCAACAACACAAGCAGGACCAGGAGCAACAACGCATAGACG GCATAATGGAGTCGATGCAAGCGATGCAACTTTTTCCCAGAGGAGTGGGCGGAGGTGGCGGCGAGAAAGCAGCTCCTATTGAGGGTCAGCAGACTCCTCCTCCTATTCCTCCCAAAGTCCCAACTGTAACtaaacctcctctgcctcccaaACCTCAG ttgGGCTGGACCTGTACTCTGTGTACATTTTTGAACAAGCCAACGCGTCCTGGCTGTGAGATGTGTGGGCAGGAACGGCCAGAGGATTATGAGGTCCCCAACATTTACCAGCCAGACCAGGAGGAGGTTCTACGAATTCAGCAGGAAGAGCTGGCCATGATGCAGTATGAACAG GCTCAGCAGGAGGAACGAGAGAAGAACTACCTGCACCTTTTGGAAATTGAAGAACAGAACCTTATCCCCAACACCACAGACACGGACTGTCCCATCTGCTTCTCTCCCCTGCAGCCAGAAGAGGGCATCGTGCTCAGAGAGTGTCTACACACCTTCTGCAG GGAGTGTCTGAAAGGGACGATAGTGAACAGTCAGGATGCTGAGGTGTCCTGTCCTGACTGTGAATGTGACAGCAAGCTACTGGACCGAGAGATCAAAGCG CTGCTCACAGAAGAGGAGCACCAGCGGTTTCTGGAGTTGCGTCTGAGCATCGCAGAAAGCCGCTCAGAGCACAGCTTCCACTGTCAGACTCCCAACTGTCGAGGGTGGTGCATCTACGAGGATGAAGTCAACGAGTTCCACTGTGAACTCTGCGACGAAACCAACTGCATTCTCTGCAGG GCCATCCATGAGGGTATGAACTGTAAGGACTACCAGGATGACCTTCGTATAAGAGCAGAGAACGACCAGGCGGCTCAGCAAACAAAGCAGATGCTAGAG AACCTGCTACAGAATGGGGAGGCCATGAAATGTCCCAGGTGCGACATTATTGTCCAGAAGAAGGACGGCTGTGATTGGATCTGCTGTTTGATGTGCAAGACTGAAATCTGCTGGGTGACGAAACAAGCTCGCTGGGGTCCCAAT gGCACTGGAGACACATCTGGTGGCTGTAGATGCCGAGTAAATAATCAGCCTTGTCATCCCAACTGCCAAAACTGCCACTGA
- the rbck1 gene encoding ranBP-type and C3HC4-type zinc finger-containing protein 1 isoform X1 yields the protein MASEVAPKVNLEIAEELALSLSEALSTGDGQEATRLCQKLSELSVPVSVSINSQVYPQDSIRLKVGVEDAQSEDYVPVTVVVSTSMTIAQLKDKISNDFGFHPTLQRWVIGKRLAQDRETLYSHGIRQNGDQAFLFILSAHAAHLTRQQHKQDQEQQRIDGIMESMQAMQLFPRGVGGGGGEKAAPIEGQQTPPPIPPKVPTVTKPPLPPKPQLGWTCTLCTFLNKPTRPGCEMCGQERPEDYEVPNIYQPDQEEVLRIQQEELAMMQYEQAQQEEREKNYLHLLEIEEQNLIPNTTDTDCPICFSPLQPEEGIVLRECLHTFCRECLKGTIVNSQDAEVSCPDCECDSKLLDREIKALLTEEEHQRFLELRLSIAESRSEHSFHCQTPNCRGWCIYEDEVNEFHCELCDETNCILCRAIHEGMNCKDYQDDLRIRAENDQAAQQTKQMLENLLQNGEAMKCPRCDIIVQKKDGCDWICCLMCKTEICWVTKQARWGPNGTGDTSGGCRCRVNNQPCHPNCQNCH from the exons ATGGCCTCTGAAGTTGCCCCGAAAGTGAATCTAGAAATCG CAGAGGAACTGGCTCTGTCTCTTAGTGAAGCCCTCAGCACCGGGGATGGACAGGAAGCCACAAGACTCTGCCAGAAATTGTCAGAACTCTCCGTCCCAGTGTCTGTCAGCATCAACAGTCAGGTCTATCCTCAGGACTCCATAAG GTTGAAGGTGGGAGTGGAGGATGCTCAGTCAGAGGACTACGTCCCAGTGACTGTTGTGGTTTCTACTAGCATGACAATTGCACAACTTAAAGACAAG ATCAGCAATGACTTTGGGTTCCACCCCACCCTGCAGCGTTGGGTGATTGGGAAGCGGCTGGCGCAGGACAGGGAGACGTTGTACAGTCACGGTATTCGTCAGAATGGAGACCAGGCTTTCCTGTTTATCCTCTCCGCCCATGCTGCTCATCTCACACGGCAACAACACAAGCAGGACCAGGAGCAACAACGCATAGACG GCATAATGGAGTCGATGCAAGCGATGCAACTTTTTCCCAGAGGAGTGGGCGGAGGTGGCGGCGAGAAAGCAGCTCCTATTGAGGGTCAGCAGACTCCTCCTCCTATTCCTCCCAAAGTCCCAACTGTAACtaaacctcctctgcctcccaaACCTCAG ttgGGCTGGACCTGTACTCTGTGTACATTTTTGAACAAGCCAACGCGTCCTGGCTGTGAGATGTGTGGGCAGGAACGGCCAGAGGATTATGAGGTCCCCAACATTTACCAGCCAGACCAGGAGGAGGTTCTACGAATTCAGCAGGAAGAGCTGGCCATGATGCAGTATGAACAG GCTCAGCAGGAGGAACGAGAGAAGAACTACCTGCACCTTTTGGAAATTGAAGAACAGAACCTTATCCCCAACACCACAGACACGGACTGTCCCATCTGCTTCTCTCCCCTGCAGCCAGAAGAGGGCATCGTGCTCAGAGAGTGTCTACACACCTTCTGCAG GGAGTGTCTGAAAGGGACGATAGTGAACAGTCAGGATGCTGAGGTGTCCTGTCCTGACTGTGAATGTGACAGCAAGCTACTGGACCGAGAGATCAAAGCG CTGCTCACAGAAGAGGAGCACCAGCGGTTTCTGGAGTTGCGTCTGAGCATCGCAGAAAGCCGCTCAGAGCACAGCTTCCACTGTCAGACTCCCAACTGTCGAGGGTGGTGCATCTACGAGGATGAAGTCAACGAGTTCCACTGTGAACTCTGCGACGAAACCAACTGCATTCTCTGCAGG GCCATCCATGAGGGTATGAACTGTAAGGACTACCAGGATGACCTTCGTATAAGAGCAGAGAACGACCAGGCGGCTCAGCAAACAAAGCAGATGCTAGAG AACCTGCTACAGAATGGGGAGGCCATGAAATGTCCCAGGTGCGACATTATTGTCCAGAAGAAGGACGGCTGTGATTGGATCTGCTGTTTGATGTGCAAGACTGAAATCTGCTGGGTGACGAAACAAGCTCGCTGGGGTCCCAAT gGCACTGGAGACACATCTGGTGGCTGTAGATGCCGAGTAAATAATCAGCCTTGTCATCCCAACTGCCAAAACTGCCACTGA